Proteins encoded in a region of the Uloborus diversus isolate 005 chromosome 1, Udiv.v.3.1, whole genome shotgun sequence genome:
- the LOC129230555 gene encoding uncharacterized protein LOC129230555, whose protein sequence is MDGIGGSLKRTADSFVLHGGDLVSAEDFVKLFENSKVKVIILKPEEIEKIKHNLPSDVIQVPNISKLHQIKWCKTTKKMFKRELSCWTCPADCVHFPESAITYKINDENDIVNETKAKLNVGDWVAVVFSDKWYPGVIENITKNTLRVSFMTICGRNKFSWPEKEDIQDIEVPHILCKIRSCPEPASTRYFKLEELDYQNVLNAFVAFNS, encoded by the exons ATGGACGGAATCGGTGGTTCCCTAAAGAGAACAGCGGATTCGTTTGTGTTACATGGCGGGGACCTTGTATCTGCTGAGGacttcgtcaaattatttgaaaatagtaaagttaaagtaattattttgaaacctgaagaaatagagaaaataaaacacaatttgccCTCGGACGTTATTCAAGTTCCAAATATCTCAAAGCTACATCAAATAAAGTGgtgtaaaacaacaaaaaaaatgttcaaaagagaATTGTCCTGCTGGACATGCCCAGCTGATTGTGTCCATTTCCCCGAATCGGCAATAACCTATAAAATTAATGATGAAAATG ATATAGTCAATGAAACTAAAGCCAAACTAAATGTTGGTGACTGGGTTGCAGTGGTTTTTTCGGATAAGTGGTATCCAG gtgtaattgaaaatattactaaaaatacATTGCGCGTGTCATTTATGACAATTTGTGGGAGAAATAAGTTCTCGTGGCCTGAGAAAGAAGATATACAGGATATTGAAGTTCCGCATATCCTGTGCAAAATTAGGAGTTGCCCAGAACCTGCCTCAACACGATATTTTAAACTTGAAGAACTTGATtaccaaaatgttttaaatgctttTGTTGCCTTCAACTCTTAA
- the LOC129230544 gene encoding uncharacterized protein LOC129230544, whose translation MGKPKPEGKKKDVGKIKKTSQQYKLHRQKANARNQKYKSNLTEEKKEIIKAKARERYRKKKELGLIQPIAERSDREKRKQRKIWKNATTKYRKKISDNINTPSPLLEKDIQYPSTSRKNSGRKKVAKSRSKAYRDLAKKERENEKLKTKVQKYKQSWLRLKAASSASFTPRSRVENLLKGKRISSPIKRKLLFGEVLTDQLKENLKVKCSTQRDKQMFHRVICGKIIKKYRFLNLTRTFLSRRISSVSTSVNNLKYERSKRNKSISDYYQKLIRDFYEDDEHSKMSPCKRDYVTKSNERVQKRILTKTVKEIHKKLINQKKIKISYTTFCRMKPFWVVPPKMRDRETCACIKHENMEFITSKLHRLKVIEDKKPDSLFHLNLDDLKANIDLKQVFKYFSWQTVKESKQIKGNIKVITKMVKVEKSSTIEDIFQKLKVELPKYETHVKTMTHQAKALKTIKEGLQPNELCFHIDFSENYELKLHKEVQSMHFGASKKQICLHTVMMYANVAGKIEPKSFLHSL comes from the coding sequence GCAAAAAGCTAATGCAAGGAACCAGAAGTACAAAAGTAACTtaacagaggaaaaaaaagaaataataaaggcCAAAGCTCGAGAAAGGTACAGAAAAAAGAAAGAGCTAGGTTTAATTCAGCCAATTGCAGAAAGATCTGATAGAGAAAAgcgtaaacaaagaaaaatatggaaaaatgcCACCacgaaatacagaaaaaaaatttctgataacATAAATACTCCGTCACCATTGTTAGAAAAAGATATTCAATACCCTAGCACTTCACGCAAAAATTCAGGTCGAAAAAAGGTTGCTAAAAGTAGATCTAAAGCCTACAGAGATTTAgcgaaaaaagaaagagagaatgagaaattgaaaacaaaagttcaGAAGTATAAGCAAAGCTGGTTGCGATTAAAAGCAGCATCGTCAGCTTCTTTTACTCCACGTAGTAGAGTTGAAAATCTGTTAAAAGGTAAACGTATTTCAAGCCCGATTAAGAGAAAGTTACTTTTTGGGGAGGTATTAACAGATCAactaaaggaaaatttaaaagtcaaatgtTCTACCCAGAGAGATAAACAGATGTTCCATAGGGTGATTTGCGGGAAAATCATAAAAAAGtacagatttttaaatttaacccgGACATTTCTTTCTCGCAGGATAAGCTCTGTTTCTACTAGtgtaaacaacttaaaatatgagcgaagtaaaagaaataaatcgATCTCGGATTATTACCAGAAACTAATTCGAGATTTCTATGAAGATGACGAGCATAGTAAAATGTCCCCATGCAAGAGAGACTATGTCACAAAATCAAATGAGAGAGTACAAAAACGAATTTTAACAAAAACAGTTAAAGAAATTCACAAGAAACTCATTaaccaaaagaaaataaaaatatcatacacGACATTTTGTCGAATGAAACCTTTTTGGGTTGTACCCCCGAAGATGAGGGATCGGGAAACTTGTGCATGCATCAAGCATGAAAATATGGAATTCATAACGTCAAAACTGCACCGCCTAAAGGTAATTGAAGACAAGAAGCCTGATTctctatttcacttaaatttagATGACTTGAAAGCAAACATCGATTTAAAACAGgtatttaagtatttttcatGGCAAACAGTTAAGGAGTCGAAACAAATAAAAGGAAACATCAAAGTTATAACCAAAATGGTAAAAGTAGAAAAGTCTTCTACAATAGAAGATATATTTCAGAAACTTAAAGTTGAACTACCAAAATATGAAACCCATGTGAAAACAATGACTCACCAAGCGAAGGCACTGAAGACGATAAAAGAGGGCTTGCAGCCAAATGAGCTGTGTTTTCATATCGACTTTTCTGAGAACTATGAATTGAAACTTCATAAAGAAGTTCAATCCATGCACTTCGGTGCgtcaaaaaaacaaatatgtctGCATACAGTCATGATGTATGCAAATGTAGCGGGCAAAATAGAACCCAAAAGTTTTTTGCACAGTCTCTGA